The proteins below are encoded in one region of Chryseobacterium wanjuense:
- a CDS encoding ADP-ribosylglycohydrolase family protein has translation MKNMVKAGIFGVCVGDALGVPVEFKNRETLKQFPVTKMQEFGSWNQPKGTWSDDSSLTLCLAEELTKGYDLEKIGESFVKWVKYGHWTAHGRLFDIGGTTRHSIARLIKGESARFSGNIFEEDNGNGSLMRILPLAFYLKDEENIEKVYQTVKEVSSITHGHFRSVFACFLYVIFAIELIKGKDKKEAYNHIQNAALKFAEFQGFNPKEIQLFERILKNDISKYDEDTISSSGYVLHSLEASLWCFLNSESYSEAVLKAVNLGEDTDTTGAITGGIAGVYYGFENIPEEWVSELVRKEDIEKLCIKLENKLIN, from the coding sequence ATGAAAAATATGGTAAAAGCAGGAATTTTTGGAGTTTGTGTTGGTGATGCATTGGGTGTTCCGGTGGAGTTTAAAAATAGAGAAACATTAAAACAATTTCCTGTTACGAAAATGCAAGAGTTTGGATCTTGGAATCAGCCGAAAGGAACTTGGAGTGATGACAGTTCTTTAACGCTTTGCCTTGCAGAAGAATTAACGAAAGGATATGATTTAGAAAAGATAGGAGAGAGTTTTGTTAAATGGGTAAAATATGGACATTGGACAGCTCACGGAAGACTTTTCGATATTGGAGGAACAACACGTCATTCCATTGCGAGATTAATTAAAGGGGAAAGTGCCAGATTTTCAGGAAATATTTTTGAAGAAGATAATGGGAATGGTTCTTTGATGAGAATTCTTCCCTTAGCTTTTTATCTTAAAGATGAAGAAAATATTGAAAAAGTATATCAAACGGTAAAAGAAGTTTCATCTATTACGCATGGGCATTTTCGTTCTGTCTTTGCGTGTTTTCTCTACGTAATTTTTGCAATTGAATTAATTAAAGGTAAAGATAAAAAAGAAGCGTACAATCATATTCAAAATGCAGCCTTAAAATTTGCAGAATTTCAAGGTTTTAATCCTAAAGAGATTCAACTTTTTGAAAGAATTTTAAAGAATGATATTTCAAAATATGACGAAGATACCATTAGTTCTTCCGGCTACGTTCTCCACAGTTTAGAAGCATCATTATGGTGTTTTCTAAATTCTGAAAGTTATTCGGAAGCGGTCTTGAAAGCCGTTAATTTGGGAGAAGATACCGACACAACCGGAGCTATAACAGGTGGAATTGCAGGGGTTTATTATGGATTTGAAAATATTCCGGAGGAATGGGTGTCAGAGCTGGTGAGGAAAGAGGATATTGAGAAACTATGCATTAAATTAGAGAACAAATTAATAAACTAA
- a CDS encoding RNA 2'-phosphotransferase, with product MNEQQKKKISKFLSLILRHQPEIINLTLDKNGWANVDELKEKCSKNNMDFTLEELDEVVENNDKKRFIFNEDKTKIRANQGHSIDIDLALKPQQPPEFLYHGTAQNNVDSILEKGIEKRSRQHVHLSLDKETATKVGMRHGKPVILTIRTGKMYEDGVLFYLSENKVWLTDFIESKYISR from the coding sequence ATGAACGAACAACAAAAGAAAAAAATCAGCAAATTTCTAAGCTTAATTCTCCGGCATCAGCCTGAAATCATCAACTTAACTTTAGACAAAAACGGGTGGGCAAATGTTGATGAATTAAAAGAAAAATGCTCAAAAAATAATATGGATTTCACTTTGGAAGAATTGGATGAGGTGGTAGAAAACAATGACAAAAAACGGTTTATTTTTAATGAAGATAAGACCAAAATCAGGGCAAACCAGGGGCATTCGATTGATATCGATCTGGCGTTGAAACCACAGCAGCCACCAGAATTTCTCTACCACGGAACGGCTCAGAATAACGTCGATTCCATTTTAGAAAAAGGTATTGAGAAAAGGAGCAGACAGCATGTTCATTTAAGCTTGGATAAAGAAACAGCCACCAAAGTCGGAATGCGCCACGGCAAACCGGTAATTCTCACCATCAGAACGGGAAAAATGTATGAAGACGGAGTTTTGTTTTATCTTTCTGAAAACAAGGTCTGGCTGACAGATTTTATAGAGTCAAAATACATTTCGAGATGA
- a CDS encoding metallophosphoesterase family protein, which translates to MKRTLAIGDIHGGFKALKQILERADVTENDTLIFLGDYVDGWCESSEIIRFLMELSQRQERIFIKGNHDAWCEDWLSFGKNEDVWLFNGGKSTVEGYSDYSLQDMDLHLEFFQRMKNYHIDEDNRLFIHAGYSSMHGPEKEVYTSNYRWDRTLWETAVAMDKKLSRNSELYPKRFLLYKEIFIGHTPTLHLGIKEPVNKANIWNLDTGAAFTGALSIMDVDTKKFWQSDPLPSLYPDEKGRNNYL; encoded by the coding sequence ATGAAAAGAACATTAGCAATAGGAGATATTCACGGTGGATTCAAAGCATTGAAACAGATTTTGGAAAGAGCGGACGTCACCGAAAATGACACTTTAATTTTCCTCGGAGATTATGTTGATGGCTGGTGCGAATCTTCAGAAATCATTCGATTTTTAATGGAACTTTCCCAAAGGCAGGAACGCATCTTCATCAAAGGAAACCACGATGCCTGGTGCGAAGACTGGCTTTCCTTTGGTAAAAATGAGGATGTCTGGCTTTTCAACGGAGGGAAAAGCACTGTTGAAGGCTACTCCGATTATTCTTTGCAGGACATGGATCTTCACCTGGAATTTTTTCAGCGAATGAAAAATTATCATATTGATGAAGACAACCGTTTGTTTATTCATGCGGGGTATTCTTCTATGCACGGTCCTGAAAAAGAAGTGTATACGAGCAATTATCGTTGGGACAGAACACTTTGGGAGACGGCTGTCGCGATGGATAAAAAATTATCAAGAAACTCAGAGCTTTATCCGAAAAGGTTTCTTTTGTATAAAGAAATTTTCATTGGTCACACACCGACTTTACATTTGGGAATTAAAGAACCCGTGAACAAAGCCAATATCTGGAATTTAGACACGGGAGCGGCTTTCACCGGCGCATTGTCGATCATGGATGTTGATACAAAAAAGTTCTGGCAAAGCGATCCGCTACCGTCTTTATATCCTGATGAAAAAGGAAGGAATAATTATCTGTAA
- a CDS encoding M14 family metallopeptidase produces the protein MKLKYLLFSLTSSLLFAQHNFQTTFERGNGNQTVTYDEMNAYYQNLAKNFNTIQYVKKGEDDNGKPIYVVVYNPFPEKDLNQVRKEKAILFVNNGIHPGEPDGIDATMMLMRDLATKKIKTPQNFIVAAISAYNVSGMLNRGSFSRANQNGPEQYGFRGNAKNYDLNRDFIKADSKNARSFQEIYQWLKPDVFIDNHVSNGADYQYTFTYISTFKERLGSILGEYFYNNFQAKNLKDLQKLGYKSTPYVNIHGDVPEVGFAAFEDSPRYSTGYTSLFNSLGTVPETHMLKPYDKRVDATYKYMLVNLENLDKEYKTIKRLRIENLKQYQAGKPYGIRWKIDSTRYSTMDFKGFEGKYKPSEISGKPRLYYDRNKPFTKNIKLFTTAVPTGYIMIPKYYVIPQSQYRVIEEFKRNQIQMKPLQKDSIIAVESYKINDFKTVKNPYEGHYLHFETTVDKSNKSITFSAGDYIVPTNQEGVKYIIETLEPEALDSFFNWNFFDGILAQKEYYSAYIFEDTAAELLKKDKELKQKFEAKKASDKKFADDGTAQLDWIYRNSPYFEEKTFRQYPIYRIL, from the coding sequence ATGAAACTGAAATATCTCTTATTCTCTCTTACTTCATCTTTACTGTTTGCTCAACATAATTTCCAGACAACTTTTGAGAGAGGGAATGGAAATCAGACGGTTACTTATGATGAGATGAATGCTTATTATCAGAATTTGGCTAAAAATTTTAATACAATTCAATACGTAAAAAAAGGAGAAGATGATAATGGAAAACCGATTTATGTTGTCGTGTATAATCCTTTTCCGGAAAAAGATTTAAATCAGGTAAGAAAAGAAAAAGCAATTCTCTTTGTCAACAACGGAATTCATCCCGGTGAACCGGACGGAATTGATGCTACGATGATGCTGATGCGCGACCTGGCGACGAAAAAAATCAAAACACCGCAGAATTTCATTGTGGCAGCCATTTCAGCTTATAATGTGAGCGGAATGCTGAACCGCGGTTCATTTTCACGAGCCAATCAAAATGGTCCCGAGCAATATGGTTTCAGGGGAAATGCGAAGAATTACGATTTGAACAGAGATTTTATCAAAGCAGATTCTAAAAATGCCAGAAGTTTTCAGGAGATTTATCAATGGCTGAAACCGGATGTTTTTATTGATAATCATGTGAGTAATGGGGCAGATTATCAGTATACATTTACCTATATTTCTACTTTCAAAGAACGGCTGGGAAGTATTTTAGGAGAATATTTTTATAATAATTTTCAGGCTAAAAACCTTAAAGATTTACAGAAATTGGGCTACAAAAGTACACCTTATGTCAATATTCATGGGGATGTGCCGGAAGTTGGCTTTGCCGCTTTTGAAGATTCTCCGAGATATTCGACGGGGTATACATCTTTGTTTAATTCTTTGGGAACCGTTCCTGAAACGCATATGCTGAAACCTTACGACAAAAGGGTGGATGCAACCTACAAATACATGCTCGTAAACCTTGAAAATTTGGATAAAGAATATAAAACAATAAAACGGCTTAGAATTGAAAATTTAAAACAATATCAAGCCGGAAAACCCTACGGAATTCGCTGGAAAATCGATTCTACAAGATATTCTACGATGGATTTTAAAGGTTTTGAAGGAAAATATAAACCAAGCGAAATTTCCGGAAAACCGAGATTGTATTACGATAGAAATAAGCCTTTCACAAAGAATATAAAATTGTTTACAACTGCTGTTCCGACGGGTTATATCATGATTCCGAAATATTATGTGATCCCTCAGTCGCAATATCGTGTGATTGAAGAGTTTAAAAGGAATCAGATTCAGATGAAACCGCTGCAGAAAGACAGCATCATTGCTGTGGAATCTTATAAAATTAATGATTTTAAAACAGTGAAAAATCCTTACGAAGGCCATTATCTGCATTTTGAAACGACGGTTGATAAATCAAATAAAAGCATAACATTTTCTGCAGGAGATTATATTGTTCCAACTAATCAGGAAGGAGTAAAATACATCATCGAAACCCTAGAGCCGGAAGCGCTTGATTCTTTCTTCAATTGGAATTTCTTTGATGGGATTTTAGCACAGAAAGAATATTATTCAGCCTATATTTTTGAAGATACGGCGGCGGAATTATTAAAAAAAGATAAAGAGTTAAAACAAAAATTCGAAGCCAAAAAAGCATCCGACAAAAAATTTGCAGATGACGGAACTGCCCAGCTTGACTGGATCTATAGAAATTCTCCCTATTTCGAAGAAAAGACATTCAGACAATATCCGATTTATAGAATCTTGTAA
- a CDS encoding cupin-like domain-containing protein — MGINLKPIDIVDDITQEEFIEKYLKQRKPVVIKNMARKWPAYQKWTMEYMKEIVGDVEVPLYDSSKADPAAPINASAAKMMFKDYIDLIQREPTDLRIFFFDPIKHAKKLLEDYIAPKDLMGGFLDKYPSMFFGGKGSVTFLHYDIDLAHIFHTHFNGRKHVLLFDYKWKERLYQIPYATYALEDYDIENPDFTKFPALDGVEGIECFLEHGDTLFMPTGWWHWMKYLDGSFSISLRAWDKSWAVKAHSLWNLTVQRKFDDIMKKNFKKKYMDWKEKVAVKRAEIALKRGLPR; from the coding sequence ATGGGAATTAACTTAAAGCCTATAGATATAGTAGATGATATTACTCAAGAAGAATTTATCGAAAAATATCTGAAGCAGAGAAAGCCTGTTGTCATTAAAAACATGGCAAGAAAATGGCCCGCGTACCAAAAATGGACGATGGAATACATGAAGGAAATCGTTGGAGATGTGGAAGTACCGTTATATGATAGTTCCAAAGCCGATCCCGCAGCTCCCATCAATGCTTCTGCTGCAAAAATGATGTTTAAAGATTATATCGATCTTATCCAAAGAGAACCTACTGATCTTAGAATTTTCTTTTTTGATCCTATAAAGCACGCCAAAAAATTATTGGAAGACTACATTGCCCCAAAAGATCTGATGGGAGGATTCTTAGATAAGTACCCATCTATGTTTTTTGGTGGAAAAGGTTCTGTGACTTTCCTTCATTATGATATTGATTTGGCTCATATTTTCCACACTCATTTCAACGGAAGAAAGCATGTTCTTCTTTTTGATTATAAATGGAAAGAAAGATTATATCAAATTCCTTATGCAACCTACGCTTTGGAAGATTACGATATCGAAAATCCTGACTTTACAAAATTCCCTGCACTGGATGGCGTTGAAGGAATCGAATGTTTCCTTGAGCATGGCGATACATTGTTTATGCCGACCGGATGGTGGCACTGGATGAAATATCTGGATGGAAGTTTCTCCATTTCCCTGAGAGCATGGGACAAATCCTGGGCGGTAAAAGCGCACTCTTTGTGGAATCTTACGGTTCAGCGAAAATTTGATGATATCATGAAGAAAAATTTCAAGAAAAAATACATGGACTGGAAAGAAAAAGTAGCCGTCAAACGAGCAGAAATTGCTTTAAAAAGAGGTCTACCAAGATAA
- a CDS encoding carboxypeptidase-like regulatory domain-containing protein, which yields MEKKISLFLLIFFSILSFAQKTVSGKITDQDGVAIPSASVTVEEPGKDAILAYAITNSKGEYKVSFTSAEPNVDLKVKAFNQRPLTKQISNSDQTLNFNMEGEATEIKEVQLKTKLITARGDTIAYDLKAFDSKSDRTLADVMKKIPGIEVNTDGTILYQGNAINKFYVNGKDLMEGGYGTINNSLPKDAVQKVEVLENHQPVKILQDKVPSDQAAINIKLKNSVTMTGRGEVGTGFGDPWLWNVKLTPMFFGQKSQWVVNYKTNNMGEQVENEGNILAFGSGWEGRRINAAQNDWLNVETASTPNTPVKRYLMNNVHYLSANYLTNIDNKKEWELKANANYTNNAVEREDYRETTYQNGAKVINSTRNNFYTDKVKGELIFTKNAKKGFFKNTTSFSQFWNGDRAVAVREGRTGNESVESPTSSFQNSLSTIIPWKEKMVNFKSFINYQDDRQTLQISPANYMQIPFKVSADSIGRINFAPGSIAEQRFRLKTLDTSHSANISFSTKGWTFTPQIGFDFSSDKLDTNFDGLAIPSDPGDIQPDFNTPAYENSLRFTEINPNASVGVNYKSESWSLFANFPVNFNNIKADDDLRGVSKSLNRTTFTPNIFAQYTFASFWKASVNGNISNNFGDIQSAYAGYMLLSPTGFNVMDPKNPIPQTTTSSAGSRIEYRNPLNNLFFNVNYSLSDSKRNLLGAPILDPTTGFTLMQYRDQENHSKSNRLSVEVGKYFPKFKTNASVSYGNTTSISDAFLDDEEFKNKNNSQTYGFKLNNTYFSWMSVDYNMSFSRTKQDSRGGTLGINKGYNHNLALFFYPIENHTIGFNWDQVNTTNGTNKYNNPFYDISYQFSWAKKKVDFEIKWMNVGNRRVFETYDLDGQFNAIRYTRIQLRPSQVMFTVKFNFK from the coding sequence ATGGAAAAGAAAATTTCTTTATTCCTCTTGATTTTTTTCTCGATCTTGTCTTTTGCACAAAAAACAGTTTCAGGAAAAATCACGGATCAGGACGGCGTGGCAATTCCCAGCGCGAGTGTGACCGTGGAGGAACCGGGAAAAGATGCAATTCTGGCATATGCAATTACCAATTCTAAGGGTGAATATAAAGTAAGCTTCACTTCTGCTGAGCCCAATGTAGACCTGAAAGTGAAGGCATTCAACCAAAGACCTTTAACAAAACAAATCAGCAATAGTGATCAGACCCTGAACTTTAATATGGAGGGTGAAGCCACTGAGATCAAAGAAGTTCAGCTGAAAACAAAATTAATTACCGCGAGAGGCGATACCATCGCTTACGACCTGAAGGCTTTCGACAGCAAAAGCGACAGAACTCTTGCCGATGTAATGAAAAAAATTCCGGGAATCGAAGTAAATACAGACGGAACAATCCTTTATCAGGGAAATGCAATCAACAAATTTTACGTCAACGGGAAAGATTTAATGGAAGGAGGATATGGAACGATCAACAACTCTTTACCGAAAGACGCCGTACAAAAAGTTGAGGTTCTTGAAAATCACCAACCGGTAAAAATTCTTCAGGATAAAGTACCTTCAGACCAAGCTGCCATTAATATCAAACTAAAAAATTCAGTTACCATGACCGGTCGTGGAGAAGTAGGAACAGGCTTTGGAGATCCATGGCTTTGGAATGTAAAACTGACACCGATGTTCTTCGGGCAAAAAAGCCAGTGGGTGGTGAATTACAAAACCAACAACATGGGAGAGCAGGTGGAAAATGAAGGGAATATTTTAGCATTTGGAAGCGGATGGGAAGGAAGAAGAATTAATGCCGCCCAGAACGATTGGTTGAATGTAGAGACTGCAAGCACTCCAAATACACCCGTAAAGAGATATTTAATGAATAATGTTCATTATTTGTCTGCAAATTATCTTACAAATATTGACAATAAAAAAGAATGGGAACTAAAAGCGAATGCGAATTATACTAATAATGCTGTTGAAAGAGAAGACTATAGAGAAACAACCTATCAAAACGGGGCGAAAGTCATCAATAGTACACGAAATAATTTCTACACAGATAAAGTAAAAGGAGAATTGATTTTCACTAAAAATGCAAAAAAAGGATTCTTTAAAAATACAACAAGTTTTAGTCAGTTTTGGAACGGAGACAGAGCTGTTGCCGTAAGAGAAGGAAGAACAGGAAATGAATCTGTGGAATCTCCGACTTCATCATTTCAAAATTCATTGAGTACGATTATTCCTTGGAAGGAGAAAATGGTAAATTTCAAATCATTTATCAATTATCAGGATGACAGACAGACTCTTCAGATTTCTCCGGCAAATTATATGCAGATTCCTTTTAAGGTGAGTGCAGACTCAATCGGAAGAATCAATTTTGCTCCGGGATCAATTGCAGAACAAAGATTTAGATTAAAAACTTTAGATACTTCACATTCTGCAAATATTAGTTTTTCAACGAAAGGATGGACGTTTACTCCACAAATAGGATTTGATTTCTCATCAGACAAATTAGATACAAATTTTGATGGTCTTGCAATTCCTTCAGATCCTGGCGATATACAACCGGATTTTAATACTCCAGCGTATGAAAATAGTTTGAGATTTACAGAAATCAATCCAAATGCTTCCGTAGGTGTAAATTATAAATCCGAAAGCTGGAGTTTATTTGCAAACTTCCCGGTAAACTTTAACAATATTAAAGCAGATGACGATTTAAGAGGTGTTTCAAAGTCTTTAAATAGAACAACATTTACACCCAACATTTTCGCACAATATACATTTGCTTCTTTCTGGAAAGCTAGTGTAAATGGAAATATCAGCAACAACTTTGGGGATATTCAATCTGCTTATGCAGGATATATGCTACTGTCACCTACAGGGTTTAATGTAATGGATCCAAAGAATCCGATTCCTCAGACAACAACATCCAGTGCTGGTTCGAGGATAGAGTACAGAAACCCATTGAATAATTTATTTTTTAACGTTAATTATTCACTAAGTGACAGTAAAAGAAACCTTCTTGGAGCACCAATTCTTGATCCGACCACAGGTTTTACCTTAATGCAGTATAGAGATCAGGAAAACCATTCGAAAAGTAACAGATTAAGTGTTGAGGTTGGAAAATACTTCCCTAAATTTAAAACCAATGCATCAGTGAGCTACGGAAATACAACGTCAATATCAGATGCTTTCTTGGATGATGAAGAGTTTAAAAATAAAAACAATTCCCAGACTTATGGCTTCAAATTAAATAATACCTATTTCAGCTGGATGAGTGTAGACTATAACATGAGTTTTTCAAGAACGAAGCAAGACAGTCGTGGTGGAACTTTAGGTATTAATAAAGGATATAATCATAATTTAGCTTTGTTTTTCTACCCAATTGAAAATCATACAATAGGTTTCAACTGGGATCAGGTAAATACAACGAACGGAACTAATAAATATAACAACCCGTTCTATGATATATCTTATCAATTCTCATGGGCTAAAAAGAAAGTTGATTTTGAGATTAAATGGATGAATGTCGGAAATCGTAGAGTTTTTGAAACATATGATTTGGATGGTCAATTTAATGCCATAAGATACACAAGAATCCAACTCCGCCCAAGCCAGGTCATGTTTACCGTAAAATTCAATTTTAAATAA
- a CDS encoding DinB family protein, translating into MDTLSQLKDELQDEYQTTRKFFEIFPEGKNDYAPHEKSMKMMPLATHIAEVFGWADTMLKTSDLDFANTDYQPKKLSTKEDLLKALDENYKLSNEALSNATEDDLNQSWALKNNGQELAKWSKYGSIRHSLNQATHHRAQLGVYYRLNDIPLPGSYGPSADYQGF; encoded by the coding sequence ATGGACACTTTATCTCAATTAAAAGACGAACTTCAGGACGAGTATCAAACGACAAGAAAGTTTTTTGAAATCTTCCCTGAAGGAAAAAATGATTACGCACCACACGAAAAAAGTATGAAAATGATGCCTCTTGCCACACATATTGCAGAAGTTTTCGGATGGGCAGACACGATGCTGAAAACCTCTGATCTTGATTTTGCCAATACGGATTATCAGCCAAAAAAACTTTCAACAAAAGAGGACTTGCTAAAGGCTTTAGATGAAAATTACAAACTAAGCAATGAAGCATTATCCAACGCCACAGAAGACGACCTCAACCAAAGCTGGGCATTGAAAAACAATGGTCAGGAGCTGGCAAAATGGTCAAAATACGGCTCGATTCGTCACAGTTTGAATCAGGCGACTCATCACAGAGCGCAATTGGGCGTTTATTACAGATTGAATGATATTCCGCTGCCGGGAAGCTATGGTCCTTCTGCGGATTATCAAGGGTTTTAG
- a CDS encoding GLPGLI family protein, which translates to MKQLFSIFFIALFAIANAQDKDSKETANRFFYELTFKPKNDSAKLEKVMSVLDIVKDRSVYRDYTVIGQDSIIKVQIEAMQKSGVFKDMSKSIRMPKFSEKIVKIYPDMKVQYIERIASGFSPMGIAYNETIKFDWKISNEKEKIGAYNAQKATAEFGGRKWTAWFSTELPFQDGPYKFSGLPGLIVKIEDDGKNYSWVLQGNKKVPNWEELSYAEKISNMSLKVTEMPREKFEKTFNDFKKDPFASVRPMMNQEMMSKSIPGMDGTIGDMMKKQEKMYKDFFNSNDNPIELNQPSSDKKKK; encoded by the coding sequence ATGAAACAACTATTTTCAATATTCTTTATAGCTCTTTTTGCGATTGCAAACGCTCAGGATAAAGACTCTAAAGAAACTGCAAACCGTTTCTTTTATGAATTGACTTTCAAACCGAAAAATGATTCTGCAAAGCTTGAAAAAGTAATGAGTGTTCTTGATATTGTAAAAGATAGATCCGTTTATAGAGATTATACTGTGATCGGGCAGGATTCTATCATTAAAGTGCAGATCGAAGCGATGCAGAAATCAGGTGTATTCAAAGACATGTCAAAGTCAATCAGAATGCCAAAATTTTCAGAAAAAATTGTGAAAATTTATCCGGATATGAAAGTACAATACATTGAAAGAATTGCAAGCGGATTCTCACCAATGGGTATTGCATATAATGAAACAATAAAATTCGACTGGAAAATTTCAAACGAAAAAGAAAAAATCGGAGCTTATAACGCTCAAAAAGCAACGGCAGAATTTGGCGGAAGAAAATGGACAGCTTGGTTCAGTACAGAACTTCCATTCCAAGACGGACCATATAAATTCTCAGGACTTCCCGGCTTAATCGTAAAAATCGAAGATGATGGTAAAAACTATTCATGGGTTCTGCAGGGAAATAAAAAAGTCCCAAATTGGGAAGAATTATCTTATGCAGAGAAGATCTCCAATATGAGCTTAAAAGTAACGGAAATGCCAAGAGAAAAGTTTGAAAAAACATTTAATGACTTTAAAAAAGATCCTTTCGCTTCTGTAAGACCGATGATGAATCAGGAAATGATGTCGAAATCCATTCCGGGAATGGACGGAACTATCGGAGATATGATGAAGAAGCAGGAAAAAATGTATAAAGATTTCTTTAATTCTAATGATAATCCGATCGAGCTGAATCAGCCATCTTCTGATAAAAAGAAAAAATAG
- a CDS encoding GLPGLI family protein: MKKLLLTLAIIGFITSQAQQKANRFFYELTFKPKKQSELTDKVMTALDILDKKSVYEDFTERAQDSIVKNVVETAEKSGQHYDLANFIKDKKFDHKITKPYPNMEKEIINDFTGSEFYQYTENIKFNWKVLNEKEKIGEYNTQKATTEFGGRQWTAWFSTEIPFQDGPYKFYGLPGLIVKIEDTGKNYSWVLQGNKKIENYDEVSYTRRMIENQGLSFTPIITTKEKFEKARESYQSNPLRGLRERLTPEMMNEMVPGENKTMGEMFREEEKKEKERINALNNPIELPSKK; the protein is encoded by the coding sequence ATGAAAAAATTACTTTTAACATTAGCCATCATTGGCTTTATTACATCACAGGCTCAACAGAAAGCAAACCGATTCTTTTATGAGCTTACTTTTAAACCCAAAAAACAATCTGAACTTACCGATAAGGTAATGACGGCATTGGATATTTTGGATAAAAAATCTGTATATGAAGATTTTACTGAACGCGCACAAGATTCAATTGTAAAAAATGTGGTGGAAACGGCAGAAAAATCCGGACAGCATTATGATCTTGCAAATTTTATAAAAGATAAAAAGTTTGATCATAAAATCACGAAGCCTTATCCCAATATGGAAAAAGAAATTATTAATGATTTTACGGGATCTGAATTTTACCAATATACTGAAAACATAAAATTCAACTGGAAAGTCCTGAACGAAAAAGAGAAAATCGGAGAGTATAATACTCAAAAAGCAACGACTGAATTTGGAGGTAGACAATGGACAGCCTGGTTCAGCACAGAAATTCCCTTTCAGGACGGACCTTATAAGTTTTATGGACTTCCCGGGTTGATCGTAAAAATTGAGGACACAGGAAAAAATTACTCATGGGTTTTACAGGGAAATAAAAAAATTGAAAACTATGACGAGGTCTCTTATACTCGAAGAATGATAGAAAATCAAGGGCTTAGTTTTACGCCTATTATTACTACCAAAGAAAAGTTTGAGAAAGCTCGGGAAAGCTATCAGTCGAATCCATTGAGAGGTTTAAGAGAAAGGCTAACTCCAGAGATGATGAATGAGATGGTGCCCGGAGAAAATAAAACAATGGGTGAGATGTTTAGAGAAGAAGAAAAGAAGGAAAAAGAAAGAATTAACGCATTAAATAATCCCATCGAGCTTCCTTCAAAAAAATAA
- a CDS encoding FeoA family protein — MKDKDLHKLSRFPKNKIGKIIGYDNDSLRMPNKIIEMGLLPETAFRVLYQAPFNGPMYVEFGDEKSRIALREEEGEFIIVEELN; from the coding sequence TTGAAAGATAAGGATTTACATAAGTTGAGCAGATTTCCTAAAAACAAAATAGGAAAGATCATCGGGTATGATAATGACAGTCTGAGAATGCCCAATAAGATCATCGAAATGGGTCTTCTTCCGGAGACTGCTTTCAGGGTTTTGTACCAGGCTCCTTTCAACGGACCGATGTATGTGGAATTTGGGGATGAGAAAAGCCGCATCGCGCTTCGTGAGGAAGAGGGTGAGTTTATCATTGTTGAAGAATTGAATTAA